The following coding sequences lie in one Gammaproteobacteria bacterium genomic window:
- a CDS encoding DUF2282 domain-containing protein has product MSKSTVVSSALASVLVLGLLVGNQAIAAKKDFEKCYGVAKAGKNDCQTATSSCAGTSKVDRKADAFIAVPKGTCGKIAGGSLSPKG; this is encoded by the coding sequence GTGAGTAAGTCAACTGTTGTGAGTTCCGCCTTGGCGAGTGTCCTGGTTTTGGGCCTGTTGGTCGGCAACCAGGCCATCGCGGCCAAGAAGGACTTCGAGAAGTGTTATGGCGTCGCCAAAGCCGGTAAGAACGACTGTCAGACGGCTACGAGTTCTTGTGCCGGTACGTCCAAGGTAGACCGCAAGGCGGATGCGTTTATTGCCGTGCCCAAGGGTACCTGCGGCAAGATCGCCGGCGGTAGCTTGAGCCCCAAGGGTTAA